A DNA window from Fragaria vesca subsp. vesca linkage group LG3, FraVesHawaii_1.0, whole genome shotgun sequence contains the following coding sequences:
- the LOC101292976 gene encoding ubiquitin-conjugating enzyme E2 7-like, which yields MAASQASLLLQKQLKDLCKNPVDGFSAGLVDENNIFEWSVTIIGPPDTLYEGGFFNAIMSFPSNYPNSPPTVKFTSELWHPNVYPDGRVCISILHPPGDDPNGYELASERWTPVHTVESIVLSIISMLSSPNDESPANVEAAKEWRDRRDDFKKKVGRCVRKSQEML from the exons ATGGCGGCCTCTCAAGCGAGCCTTCTCCTCCAGAAGCAGCTCAAAG ATCTTTGCAAGAACCCTGTGGATGGGTTCTCGGCGGGGCTGGTCGATGAGAACAATATCTTTGAATGGAGCGTCACAATTATTGGACCTCCCGATACGCTATA TGAGGGAGGATTTTTCAACGCCATCATGAGTTTTCCTTCTAATTACCCAAACAGCCCTCCAACAGTGAAGTTTACTTCAGAGTTATGGCATCCCAATG TTTATCCTGATGGGCGCGTTTGCATTTCCATTCTACATCCTCCTGGTGATGATCCAAATGGTTATGAGCTTGCAAGTGAGCGTTGGACGCCTGTGCATACG GTTGAAAGCATAGTGCTGAGTATAATATCAATGCTGTCCAGTCCAAATGACGAATCTCCTGCAAATGTCGAAGCTGCT AAGGAATGGAGAGATCGGAGAGATGATTTCAAGAAGAAGGTCGGCCGTTGCGTGAGAAAGTCACAAGAGATGTTGTGA
- the LOC101293274 gene encoding uncharacterized protein YraH-like, producing the protein MASSLNPAYAYTVVYVKDVAKSIAFYSKAFGYAVRRIDESHRWGELESGQTTIAFTPKHQHETDDLTGKVQKPSSGDERQPVEVCFDYPDVDAAYKRAVENGAVAVSAPEQKEWGQKVGYVRDPDGIVVRMGSYVNEPKQVSSILRQKGMQHLEGIGT; encoded by the exons ATGGCGTCGAGTCTGAACCCAGCATATGCCTACACGGTGGTGTACGTCAAGGACGTCGCCAAATCCATAGCCTTCTACTCCAAAGCCTTCGGGTACGCGGTACGTCGTATAGACGAGTCTCACAG ATGGGGAGAGCTTGAAAGTGGGCAGACGACTATAGCATTCACGCCCAAACACCAGCACGAGACGGACGATCTCACCGGAAAAGTTCAGAAGCCGAGCTCCGGGGATGAAAGGCAGCCCGTTGAGGTTTGCTTTGACTACCCCGACGTCGACGCGGCCTATAAA AGGGCGGTGGAGAACGGAGCGGTGGCGGTGAGTGCGCCGGAACAGAAAGAGTGGGGACAGAAAGTCGGGTATGTACGAGATCCCGATGGGATTGTGGTGAGGATGGGAAGCTACGTCAACGAACCTAAACAAG TTTCATCAATTCTCCGCCAAAAAGGAATGCAACACCTTGAAGGAATAGGAACATAA
- the LOC101293764 gene encoding uncharacterized protein LOC101293764: MATSQEQTNRARALWLTCLASALRTALACTIVAIITLYGPPSLRHQVALPAFSYVTVILIVPDATLGDTLRGFWLALYATIQSVGPAILSLWLIGPARLTTSTTALAVGLAAFVVVLPGEATHLVSKRIALGQIVLVYVIAFIKGGSADAIMHPVHVAASTAVGVLACVLALLVPFPRLACREVKQNSKVLVDNASERLKLFMKAFCAEDNASALASVSQTKSLASTATKLFQTIRCHQESMQWERLPLTLLRHSNVNPGSRLQGLEIPLKGMEMALSSTPSFPVGVVDGEVKSALLKLVEEQMSLNRSIHCEDAITIPESKPEIDIRCLQTLQTIPQTLQDLPPFFFLFCISLLHGNLSATSSSATIAQDKLVTHPKKEALTSCKQSVVWSNFSMKVNSKRIMAAFKCSLSVGLAVFFGLIFSKENGHWSGLPVAVSFAATREATFKVANVKAQGTVLGTVYGVFGCFLFHKVLPIRILSLVPWFIFTSFLQRSKLYGQAGGISAVIGAVLILGRTKFGTPSEFAIARITETFIGLSCSIFVELLLQPTRASTLAKVQLSRTLGALHECIDSVSLQSGRAQLEDSQKCLKLHVEELGKFIAEADVEPNFWFLPLHTASYGKLMSSISKMMELLVFSGHAIGVLEQNSQFLEGSWKGIVAKMECDLELFKKMVGSLIICFRDITLLKSVTVLEREGLDDQESGKSCDLELGKPQTLKAFRVCGLEDAEMDKIVSSYLLHSKEAVDKIHCQQNEELKGQIVLCLSAIGFCVSGLIRATREIEEGIKELVQWENPSSHVNLYEISCKMHAHQK; this comes from the exons ATGGCAACTTCTCAAGAGCAAACCAACCGTGCCCGAGCCTTGTGGCTAACATGCCTCGCTTCGGCCTTGCGAACCGCTCTAGCTTGCACCATAGTAGCCATCATCACCCTCTATGGCCCTCCCTCTCTCCGGCACCAAGTAGCCTTGCCTGCATTCTCCTACGTGACTGTCATCCTCATTGTTCCTGATGCAACTCTAGGTGACACATTGCGTGGATTCTGGCTCGCACTTTACGCCACTATCCAGAGCGTCGGGCCTGCTATATTGAGCCTATGGCTCATTGGACCGGCCCGCCTTACAACCAGCACAACGGCATTGGCCGTTGGTCTAGCAGCATTTGTGGTGGTTCTGCCTGGAGAGGCTACTCATTTGGTGTCCAAGCGCATAGCCTTGGGACAGATTGTGCTTGTGTACGTGATTGCTTTCATAAAGGGTGGGAGTGCGGACGCCATCATGCACCCTGTGCATGTAGCAGCGAGTACGGCCGTTGGTGTCTTGGCTTGTGTTCTTGCTTTGTTGGTTCCATTCCCACGCTTGGCTTGTCGAGAG GTTAAACAAAACTCAAAGGTGCTTGTGGATAATGCTTCGGAGAGGCTTAAGCTCTTTATGAAGGCTTTTTGTGCAGAAGATAACGCATCCGCGCTTGCTTCAGTTTCACAAACAAAGTCCTTGGCTTCTACAGCAACCAAGCTTTTCCAAACCATAAGATGCCACCAG GAAAGCATGCAATGGGAGAGACTTCCACTAACTCTTTTGAGACACAGTAACGTCAATCCAGGAAGCAGATTGCAAGGTTTGGAGATTCCCTTGAAAGGGATGGAAATGGCATTGAGTAGTACTCCTTCATTCCCAGTTGGGGTAGTGGATGGAGAGGTCAAGAGTGCTCTACTTAAACTAGTAGAGGAGCAAATGAGCTTAAATAGAAGCATCCATTGTGAGGATGCAATAACTATTCCTGAATCAAAACCAGAAATTGATATTAGGTGCCTCCAAACACTTCAAACCATCCCACAAACCCTACAGGATTTACCCCCATTTTTCTTTTTGTTTTGTATAAGTCTCCTTCATGGAAATTTATCAGCCACAAGTAGTTCTGCTACTATTGCACAGGACAAATTGGTGACTCACCCAAAAAAAGAAGCACTTACTTCATGTAAACAAAGTGTGGTATGGAGTAACTTCTCCATGAAGGTAAATAGCAAAAGGATTATGGCAGCTTTCAAGTGCTCACTTTCAGTAGGTCTAGCTGTGTTCTTTGGTTTGATATTCAGCAAAGAAAATGGCCACTGGTCAGGGCTCCCAGTTGCTGTAAGTTTCGCCGCAACTAGAGAAGCAACATTCAAAGTTGCAAATGTTAAAGCACAAGGGACTGTTTTGGGCACTGTATATGGAGTTTTTGGTTGTTTTTTGTTCCACAAGGTCTTACCCATTAGAATCTTATCTCTAGTTCCTTGGTTCATTTTCACCAGTTTTCTTCAGAGAAGCAAATTGTATGGCCAAGCTGGTGGTATTTCTGCAGTAATTGGAGCTGTACTAATTTTGGGCAGAACCAAGTTTGGGACTCCAAGTGAATTTGCCATAGCAAGAATCACAGAAACCTTCATTGGGTTATCGTGTTCGATTTTTGTCGAGCTGCTGTTGCAACCCACAAGAGCTTCCACTCTTGCAAAAGTTCAACTATCTAGGACTCTAGGGGCATTGCATGAGTGTATTGACTCAGTGAGTCTTCAATCTGGAAGAGCACAATTGGAAGACAGCCAAAAGTGTCTGAAACTTCATGTTGAAGAATTGGGGAAGTTCATTGCAGAAGCCGATGTGGAGCCTAATTTCTGGTTCTTGCCTTTGCATACTGCGTCTTATGGAAAGCTCATGAGTTCGATCTCCAAAATGATGGAGCTCCTGGTTTTTAGTGGCCATGCAATTGGAGTTCTTGAACAAAATTCACAATTTCTCGAGGGTTCTTGGAAAGGCATTGTGGCTAAAATGGAATGTGATCTTGAACTTTTCAAGAAGATGGTTGGCTCTTTGATTATTTGCTTTAGAGATATCACACTGCTCAAGTCAGTAACGGTTCTCGAGAGGGAAGGGCTTGATGATCAAGAAAGTGGCAAATCTTGTGATCTCGAGTTAGGGAAACCGCAAACCCTAAAAGCATTCAGGGTTTGTGGTTTAGAGGATGCAGAGATGGACAAGATTGTAAGTTCGTATCTTTTACACTCAAAGGAAGCTGTTGATAAAATTCATTGTCAGCAAAATGAGGAGCTCAAGGGCCAGATCGTTTTATGTTTAAGTGCTATAGGCTTCTGCGTAAGTGGTTTGATAAGAGCAACAAGAGAGATAGAAGAGGGAATTAAAGAACTTGTTCAATGGGAGAATCCTTCAAGCCACGTTAATTTGTATGAAATCTCTTGTAAGATGCATGCTCATCAAAAGTAA